A single Lolium perenne isolate Kyuss_39 chromosome 6, Kyuss_2.0, whole genome shotgun sequence DNA region contains:
- the LOC127308814 gene encoding transcription factor ILR3: MMEGCGRGDPVEDFLIGGAGDDGEDLAAFCDGGLGIEDVSGDACGLEHSNLGKRGRDEPSSSGPKSKACREKMRRDKLNDRFLELCAVMNSGQHGSAEVCSASKQAKLDKASILSDAARMLTQLRGETEKLKESNENLREAIKDLKVEKNELRDEKVSLKAEKEKLEQQIKAASVAPTGFIPHMPHPAAFHPAAFPPFAPPYQVPTNKGAPMPAAFPGMAMWHWLPPTAVDTTQDPKLWPPNA, translated from the exons ATGATGGAAGGCTGCGGCCGCGGAGATCCGGTCGAAGATTTCCTCATCGGAGGCGCCGGCGATGACGGAGAGGACCTCGCCGCCTTCTGCGACGGAGG ACTTGGGATTGAGGATGTAAGTGGAGATGCATGCGGTCTTGAGCATTCTAATTTGGGTAAAAG AGGTAGAGATGAACCATCTTCATCTGGTCCAAAGTCCAAAGCTTGCCGTGAGAAAATGCGGAGGGATAAACTGAATGATAG GTTTCTTGAATTATGTGCTGTTATGAATTCTGGCCAGCATGGGTCTGCCGAAGTATGTTCAGCGAGCAAGCAAGCTAAGTTGGATAAAGCAAGTATCTTGAGTGATGCAGCTCGTATGTTGACACAACTCAGAGGTGAGACAGAAAAGCTTAAAGAATCAAATGAGAATCTACGAGAGGCAATCAAGGACCTTAAG GTGGAGAAGAATGAGCTCCGAGATGAGAAGGTGAGCCTGAAGGCTGAAAAAGAGAAGCTGGAACAGCAAATCAAAGCAGCAAGTGTTGCTCCTACAGGATTTATTCCTCACATGCCTCACCCAGCAGCGTTCCACCCCGCTGCATTTCCTCCATTTGCACCACCTTACCAAGTTCCAACCAACAAAGGCGCTCCAATGCCTGCTGCGTTCCCTGGAATGGCAATGTGGCACTGGCTGCCCCCGACCGCCGTGGACACAACCCAAGATCCAAAGCTTTGGCCACCGAATGCCTAA